A stretch of DNA from Mycolicibacterium celeriflavum:
CCGACGGTCTGCTGGTACGCAAGTGAGCTTGCACGCATCGGCGGTCGATGCGCTCTCTTGTTGGCAGGCACCCGATCCCGCACAGGACACGCTGCGGCACGCGGTGCTGGCGTTCCTGGCGGCCAGGCCCGACGGATGCCTGCGGGAGTGTGCGCCCGGACACGTCACCGGGTCGGCGCTGGTCGTCGACCACACCGGCACGCATGCTCTTCTCACGCTGCACCCGCGGTTCGGGCGGTGGCTGCAACTCGGCGGGCACTGCGAGGCCACCGACCCCGATATCGTCGCGGCCGCGTTGCGGGAGGCCACCGAGGAATCCGGCATCAACGGGCTCACGATCGACCCGACGCTGGCGGCGTTGCATGTTCATCCGGTCACGTGTTCGCTGGGGGTGCCCACCCGCCACCTCGACATGCAGTTCATCGTCCATGCCCCCGCCGGTGCCGAGATCGTCGCGAGCGACGAGTCGTTGGACCTGCGCTGGTGGCCGTTGGACGCGTTGCCGCAGGACTGCGACTTCGGGCTGACGCAACTGGTGGCGGCGGCCCGCTCCCGGTGATTTCGGTGTAGTCCGTCGCGCTGACCGCGACCAACTACACCGAAATCGCTCAAACGTCGGTCGAGAAGCGGACGCCGCCGTCGGGAATCGTGACCCCCGGCCACACCCGGGCGCCGCGCAGCAGTTCGCAGCGTGCGCCGATGTCGGCGCCGTCGCCGATCGCGCCGTCACGGATCAGGGCGCGCGGGCCGATGCGGGCGCCGAAGCCGACGATCGAGCGTTCGATCACCGCACCCGCTCCCACCCGCGCGCCGTCGAAGATGACCGCACCGTCCAGCCTTGCGCCACCGGCGATTTCGGCGCCCCGGCCGACCACGGTGCCGCCGATCAACAGCGCCCCGGGTGCGACGCTGGCGCCGTCGTGCACCAGTTTCTCGCCGCGGTGTCCGCCCAGCGCCGGCGACGGCGCGATGCCGCGGACCAGGTCGGCCGATCCCCGTACGAAGTCCTCCGGGGTGCCCATGTCGCGCCAGTACGTGGCGTCGACATAACCGCACACCCGAAGACCGTCGGACAGCAGTCCCGGGAACACCTCGCGTTCCACCGACAGCGCGCGGCCCTTCGGGATGCGCTCGATGACCTCGCGCTTGAACACGTAGCAGCCCGCGTTGATCTGGTCGGTCGGCGGGTCCTGCGTCTTCTCCAGGAACGCGGTGACCATGCCGTCGGAATCGGTCGGCACGCAACCGAACGCGCGTGGGTCACCGACGCGCACCAGGTGCAGTGTCAGGTCGGCGCCGGTGGTGTCGTGGTAGTCGAGAAGAGCCCGCAGGTCGGTTCCGGAGAGCACGTCGCCGTTGAAGACCAGCGCGGTGTCGTGGCGCAGCGACGGAGCCACGTTCGCGATGCCGCCACCGGTGCCCAGCGGTTCGTTCTCGACGACGTATTCGATCTGCAGACCGAACTTGGAGCCGTCGCCGAACGCCGCCTCGAACACCCCGGCCTTGTACGACGTGCCCAGCACCACGTGTTCGATGCCCGCGTCGGCGATGCGCGACAACAGGTGCGTCAAGAACGGCAATCCCGCCGTCGGCAGCATCGGCTTGGGCGCCGATAGGGTCAGCGGCCGCAAGCGGGTGCCCAGGCCGCCGACCAGAATGACGGCGTCCACTTGTGCGGGGTTCACGCTAGCGCCGTCCTTTCGCCCGTCTGCGACGTGAATTGCGGACCACCAGACCCGCGCGCGCGGCGAGCGAGCTTCGGATCGTCCACCGCAGCGGACCCTGCCACCACCTGGGATACCGATCCGCCAGGAAAGTGTAGGTGCTGGTGTGATGGGCGGCCAAGTTGCGCGCGGGGTCCCTGCCGGTCGCATGACCCTTGTCGTGCAACACCTCGGCGGTCGGCACGTACACGTTCTGCCAGCCCGCGCGCAGCAGCCGATCACCCAGGTCGACGTCCTCCATGTACATGAAGTAGCGCTCGTCGAACCCGCAGAGCTCCTCGAAAGCCGACCGTCGTAGCAACAGACAGGAGCCCGACAGCCAGCCGACCGGACGTTCGCTGGGCTCCTGCCGTTCCTGCCGGTACTCCGCGGTCCACGGGTTGGACTTCCAGACCGGCCCGACCACCGCGTGCATGCCCCCGCGAACCAGGCTCGGCTGGTGTCGGGCCGACGGATACACCGAACCGTCGGGGTCACGGATCAACGGGCCCAGCGACCCGGCGCGCGGCCATCGGGCAGCGGCCTCCAGCAGGATGTCGATGCTGCGTGGGCCCCACTGCACGTCCGGGTTCGCCACCACGAAGAAGTCGGAGTAATCCGAGTCCTTCAGGTATTCGTCGACGGCGCGGTTCACCGCGCTGCCATAACCGAGATTGCCTCCGGTTCGCAGTAATCGCGCATTGGGATAGCGCTCGAGCGCTTCCTCCGGCGCCCCGTCGGTCGACCCGTTGTCGGCCATGATCACGGTCACCGGCCGGTCGGTCGCATGCGACAGCGAGGCGAGGAACCGGTCGAGATGCGGCCCCGGTGAATACGTCACCGTGATGACCACCAATTCGTCACTCACGTGACACCACCAGTTCCGCGCTCACGGCGTAGAGGTTAACGGGCGGTCGGGTCGATCTGCCGCGAGCGCACCCCACGACCCTGTCTGCGTGCCTGAGCTGCCGAAACCCGCCCGACCATGCCGCCGGCGCCGGGGATAACGATTCGGGCCGACTTGCAGAAAGACACAGTCACGAGTCTGGCACGCCGACCCGCGCTACCCGGTCTACGGCCGGGTCGCAAGTAGCCTGAGCTGATGCCCGGTCGAATGCTGCGTGTGATCGCCGTGTCCGCGGCCTTGGCCGTCGTGGTGGGGACGGGCGTCGCGTGGGGCAAGATCCGCTCGTTCGAATCCGGCATCAACCACATCTCGCCGATCGCGCTCGGCGAGGGCGGCGAGGACGGCGCGATCGACATACTCCTCGTCGGCATGGACAGCCGGACCGACGCCCACGGCAACCCCCTGTCCGAGGAGGAGCTGGCGACTCTGCGGGCCGGCGACGACGAGGCGACCAACACCGACACGATCATCCTGATCCGCATCCCCAACAACGGGAAGTCCGCCACCGCGATCTCGATTCCCCGTGACTCCTACGTCGAGGCGCCGGGGATCGGCAAGATGAAGATCAACGGCGTGTACGGCTCCGAGCACTTGGAGAAGATGACCGAGCTCGTCGAGCAGGACGGGATGGATCCGGCGGAGGCCCAGCCGGAGGCGACGGAGGCCGGTCGCGAAGCCCTGATCAAAACGGTCGCCAACCTCACCGGCGTCACCGTCGACCACTATGCCGAGATCGGGCTGCTCGGGTTCGCGTTGATCACCGATGCCTTGGGCGGTGTCACCGTGTGTTTGAAGGAAGCTGTCTACGAACCCCTTTCGGGTGCAGACTTTCCGGCGGGCTGGCAGAAGCTCAACGGCCCGCAAGCGTTGAGCTTCGTTCGGCAGCGGCACGACCTGCCGCGCGGCGACCTCGACCGGGTGACACGTCAGCAGGCGGTGATGGCGTCGTTGGCGCACGACGTGATCTCCAGCAAGACGCTGTCGAGCCCGGCCACGCTGAACCGGTTGCAGCAGGCCGTCCAACGCTCCGTGGTGCTCTCCGACGGTTGGGACGTCATGGAATTCGCCGACCAGCTGCAGCAGCTCGCGGCGGGCAACGTCGCGTTCGCGACCATCCCGGTACTGCAGGAGAACGGCTGGAGCGACGACGGAATGCAGAGCGTGGTGCGCGTCGACCCGTCCGAGGTGAAGAGCTGGGTCGACGGATTGCTGCACGACCAGGACGAAGGCAAGACCGAGGAACTCGCCTACTCGCCCGACAAGACCACCGTCGAGGTGCTCAACGCCACCGAGGTCAACGGTCTGGCCGCAGCGGTGTCACACGTGTTGACCAACAAGGGGTTCACCCCCGGCGCCACCGGCAACCACGAACCGGTGACCGGCAGCCAGGTACGTGCGGCCAAGACAGACGACCTTGGCGCGCAAGCAGTCTCGAAGGACCTCGGCGGACTGCCGGTCGTCGAGGATCCCTCGGTGGCTCCCGGCTCCGTGCGCGTGGTGCTGGCCGATGACTACACGGGTCCAGGGTCCGGTTTGGACGGCACCGATCCGATGTTGACCACCGCCGATTCCGTCGCGGTCGGTTCGACCGGTTCGACGGAGACCTCACCCCCGCCTTCGCCGATCCTGACGGCCGGCTCGGATGATCCGAAGTGCGTCAATTAGCGTGACGACGGTCAGCGGGGCGATCCTCGATCCGCTCATGGCGTCCGACCCCGCCGGGCCGCGCATCACCTACTACGACGACGCCACCGGTGAACGCATCGAGTTGTCGACCGCGACGCTCGCGAACTGGGCGGCCAAGACCGCCAACCTGTTACGCGACGAGTTGGGCGCGGACCCGTCGACCCGCGTGGCGGTGCTGCTGCCCGCACACTGGCAAACCGCCGCGGTGCTGTTCGGCATCTGGTGGATCGGCGCGGAGGTGGTACTCGGCGGCGGACCAGAGACGCAGGCGGACATCGCGTTGTGCACCGCGGACCGGTTGGGCGAAGCCGACGCCGCAGTCGGAATGGGTGAGGTTGCGGTGCTGTCGCTGGATCCGTTCGGCAAGCCGGCGGTCGACCTGCCCGTCGGCGTGACCGACTACGCCACCGCCGTGCGGGTGCACGGCGACCAGATCTCACCAGAACCTCTTCCCGGCCCCGCGCTGGACGGCCGCACGGTAGACGAGTTACTCACGGCAACTCGCGAATCTGCTGCGGCGCAAGGCTTTACCGCGTCGGACCGAGTACTGTCGAGCGCCGGCTGGGAGACCGCCGACAAACTCGTCGACCACCTTCTCGCGGTTTTCGCCACGGGCGCGTCACTGGTGCAGGTGTCCAACCCGGATGCCTCCGTGCTGGACCGCCGCAGGCAGATGGAGAAGGTGACCAGGGGCTGATCGGTTACTTCAGCAAGGCGCGCGACATCACCACGCGCTGAATCTGATTGGTGCCCTCGTAAATCTGGGTGATCTTCGCATCGCGCATGAACCGCTCGACGGGGAAGTCGGTGGTGTAGCCGTAGCCGCCGAACAATTGCACCGCGTTGGTGGTGACCTCCATCGCGACGTCGGAGGCGAAGCACTTCGAGGCCGAGGAGATGAATCCGAGTGCCGGCTCCCCACGTTCGGCACGGGCGGCCGCGGTGTAGACCATCAGACGAGCGGCCTCGATCTTCATCGCCATGTCCGCGATCATGAACTGCACCGCCTGGAAGTCGCCGACGGGCTTGCCGAACTGCTTGCGCTCCTTGACATATGCGATCGATGCGTCGAGTGCGCCCTGCGCGATGCCCACGGCCTGCGCGCCGATGGTGGGCCGGGTGTGGTCCAGCGTCGCCAGCGCGGTCTTGAAGCCCGTGCCCTCGTCGCCGATGATGCGGTCGGCGGGGATGCGGCAGTCTTCGAAGTACAACTCGGTGGTGGGCGAACCCTTGATGCCCATCTTCTTCTCCTTGGCGCCGATGGAGAAGCCGGGGTCGTCCTTGTGCACGACGAACGCCGAGATGCCGTTGGCGCCCTTGTCGGGGTCGGTCACCGCCATCACCGTGTACCACGTCGAGTGGCCGCCGTTGGAGATCCAGCACTTCGCCCCGTTGAGCACCCACTCGTCGCCCTCGCGACGCGCCCTGGTCCGCATAGCCGCGGCGTCGCTGCCGGCTTCCCGCTCCGAGAGCGCGTACGACGCGACCGCCTCACCGGCCGCGATCGAGGGCAGCACCTGCTTCTTGAGTTTCTCACTGCCGCGCAGCAGCAGGCCCATGGTGCCCAGCTTGTTGCAGATCGGGATCAGCGACGACGACGCGCACACCCGCGCGACCTCTTCGATCACGATGCATGCCGCGACCGAATCGCCGCCCTGACCGCCGTACTCCTCGGGGATGTGAATGGCGGCCATTCCGGACGCGGTCAGCGCCGCCAGCGCTTCGTCGGTGTAGCGAGCCTTCTCGTCCACGTCGGCAGCGTGCGGCGCGATCTCCTTTTCGCAGAGGTCGCGCAGCACCGCGCGCAGCTCGTTGTGCTCGTCGGAAAGCTGGAAGGCGTCGAATGACGGATTTGAAATGGCCATGGGAACTCCTTGCTACTCGCCGGTAACTTTACCCTCGAGGTTCCGACGGCACCGGCAGCTTACTGCCCGAGCAGGCGGTCCCGCAGCGCCGCATCCTTCCGTATGACCGTGTCATGCAGGTCGGACTGGAACTGCACGACGCGCTCCCTCAGCACGGCGTCGGAGGCCCCCAGGATCCGTACCGCCAGCAACCCCGCGTTGCGGGCCCCGCCGATCGACACCGTGGCCACCGGCACGCCGGCGGGCATCTGCACGATCGACAACAGCGAGTCCAGTCCGTCCAGCTTGGCCAGCGGCACCGGCACCCCGATGACCGGAAGCGGCGTTGCCGACGCCACCATGCCGGGCAGGTGAGCCGCGCCGCCCGCGCCGGCGATGATCACCTCGATACCGCGGTCCGCCGCGCTCTGCGCGTACTCGAGCATGCGGACCGGGGTGCGGTGCGCGGAGACGACACCGACCTCGAACGGCACGCCGAATTCGGCCAACGCATGCGCCGCGTCCTCCATCACCGACCAGTCGCTGTCGCTGCCCATGATCAGGCCGACCCGCGGCGCAGGAGCACTACTCATGTGGGTCCCATCCGTCCGTCCATTCCGCGTGCGACAACCAGTGTGCCGCCCTGCCGGCGCGTTCTCGCACATCGGCGACGTAGGCGTCGTCATCGGCAGAGCCGGTGGCGGCGCCGACGACGTTCACGTGCCCGATCTTTCGGCCGGGCCGCTCTTGTTTCCCGTACAGATGGACTTTCGCCTCGGGCAGCCTCGCAAACAGGTGATGCAGTCGTTCGTCCATCTTCATCGACGGCGAGTGTTGTGCGCCAATAACATTGGCCATCACCGTGACCGGGGCGATCGGCGCGGTGTCGCCGAGCGGATAGTCCAGCACTGCGCGCAGGTGTTGTTCGAATTGACTCGTCCGGGCGCCGTCCATGGTCCAGTGCCCGGAATTGTGCGGACGCATCGCCAGCTCGTTGACGAGCAGCGCGCCGTCCACCGTCTCGAACAGTTCGACGGCGAGCACGCCGACCACGCCGAGCTCCTCCGCCAGCCGCAGCCCCAGTCGGCCTGCCGCGGAACGCAACTCATCGTCGAGCCGCGGCGCCGGCGCAACGACCTCCACGCAGATGCCGTCGCGCTGCACGGTCTCGACGACCGGCCACGCCGCGCCCTGCCCGAAGGGCGAGCGCGCCACCAGGACGGCCAGCTCGCGCCGCATCGCCACCCTCTCCTCGATCAGCACGTCGGCGCCGCTCGACAGGTACCGACGGGCCGCGTCGCGCGCGTCGGCAGCGTCGCGGGCCAGCGTCACCCCGCGGCCGTCGTATCCGCCGCGCGCGGTCTTGACCACGACGGGGCCGCCGACCTGCGTGGCGAACGCGTCGACGTCGGCAAGCTGACCGACCGCGGCGAACCGCGGCACCGGTGCCCCGAGTGCCTCGAGCCGACGACGCATCACCAGTTTGTCCTGGGCGTGGATCAGGGCCGACGGCGGCGGGGCCACGTTGACGCCGTCAGCGACGAGTTTTTCCAGCAGCTCGGGAGGGACGTGCTCATGGTCGAATGTCAGCGCAGCGGCGCCCGCGGCCGCGCGGCGCAACGCGTCGAGATCGGTATGCGTGCCCAGCACCACATCCGGGCTGACCTGCGCGGCCGGGTCGGCGGCGTCGACGGCGAGCACCCGCAGCGTCTGACCGAGCGCGATGGCCGCCTGATGGGTCATTCTGGCCAGCTGTCCACCGCCGACCATGGCCACCACCGGAGGTCCGTTCGGGTTCTGCGACACGCCCTAATGGTGTCATGACCGCCTGGGTGGGCTGGTTGCCATGTACCCGCTACGACCTGCACGGGTACGCGCAAGGTGCAGTATTTCCGTACACTGCGCTGTTGTGTCCTTCACCGATGCGACGATCGCACGGCTGCCGAGTCCGATCCGGCCCTACTTCGAGCGGCATCACGAACTGATCAAGTTCGCGATCGTCGGCGCGACGACGTTCATCATCGACACGTCGGTCTTCTACACGCTCAAGCTCACGGTGCTGGAGCCCAAGCCCGTGACGGCGAAGATCATCGCGGGCATCGTCGCGGTGATCGCGTCCTACATCCTCAATCGCGAGTGGAGCTTCCGCGACCGCGGCGGCCGGGAGCGCCACCACGAGGCGCTGCTGTTCTTCGGGTTCAGCGGGGTCGGCGTGCTGTTGAGCATGGCGCCGCTGTGGTTCTCCAGCTACGTGCTGATGCTGCGGGTGCCCGAAGTCAGCCTGACCGTGGAGAACATCGCCGACTTCATCTCGGCCTACATCATCGGCAACCTGCTGCAGATGGCGTTCCGGTTCTGGGCGTTCCGCCGCTGGGTGTTCCCCGACGAGTTCGGCCGCAACCCGGACAAGGCGGTCGAGTCGCTCACCGCGGGCGGGTTCGCCGAGGCCATGGAGGACGTCCACGAACACGAGGAGGCCGCCGCCGAGCACGCGATCGGCAACGTCACCCCGTTGAAGCCGAGGCGGCGCGCCAGGCGGCTGGCTCAGCTCGGCGATTCGTCCGAGCCCAGGGTGTCGAAGACCTCGTGATACAGCAGCGAGTGGACTCGTTCCACCCGCGGAATGTCGTCGAATGCGAGCGGATCCTGCGCCGCTGACTCGATGATCAGCGTGCCCGTGCGCAGCATGCGGTCGAGCAGGCCGTGCCGGAACTCGACGCTGTTGATCCGCGCCAGCGGGATGTCGATCCCCGACCGGGTCAACACCCCGCTACGGAACATCACGCGACGGTCGGTGATCACGAAGTGGGTCGTCAACCAGTTGAGGAACGGCCACAGCGTCAACCATCCGATGATCACCAGCCAGATCACGGCGATCACGATCATTACGACGTTGCGTGCGGTCTGATCCCACTCGAGGGTGTTGAGGTAGCCGGCGAGCACCGCCGCCGCCGCGGTCGCCAACAGCAGCACCGCCACCGGGCCGATCAGCCGCTTCCAATGCGGGTGCCGGTGCAGCACCACCTGCTCATCGGCGGCGAGCACATTGTCGGGGTAACCCATGACGATGACCTTAAGGCGATTTCGGGGTCGATGGTCGCGGTGCGCGCGACCGGCTACACCGAAATCGCTGATATGGGGGGCGGTTTGTCAAGTGGGCAGGGTGAGGCGGCGGCCGCAACCGTCGTCGCGGCCGCCGCTTCGTTGACCAGGTGAGCAGCCGTTGGTGTCGAGCGTGTCTTATCGACGCGTGTCAGTCTGATATGCGCGGGTTGGTTACCGCAGGACGGGTCTTCGAGTCGGAGTGGATCGCAGGTCTACTGATCGAGCGTGATCAACTTGCAGGGCAACATGATTGCTCATAGCGATTTTCGCGGGTCACTCCAAGACGCTTGCCGACACCTCGATACGCCCACCTGGACGATCGGTGGCCTCAGTCCTCCATGACGGCCAATGACCAGCACCAGCCGGCCAGCTCGCGAGCGATGGCGGCGTTGGCCACCACGGGGCGTTTGCGGCGTTCGTTGAATCGCACCCAGCGGGCGTGCAGTCGTCGGTTGGCGTGCTGGCCGCGGGCCCGTGCCGCCGCCGAGGCGGCATCCCAGCGTCGTCGCATCACCTCGCCGGGCCGATACGCTGGCCGGTGATGCCAGGTCGCCTCGATCAGCAACCGGCGTGCGTGGGTGTTGCCGGTACGGGTCAGCCCGCCCTGGGTCCGATTGTCTCCCGTGGAGTACTCGCAGGGCACCAGCCCGAGATAGGCGCCGATCGAGCGGCCGGTCAGCCGATGCCAGTCACCGATTTCGGTGGCCAACCCGAACGCCGTCAACGTGGAAACACCGCGCAGACACCCCAGCCGCGTCACCACCGGGGTGAACGTGGAATCGGCGGCCATCGCGGTGATGGCTGCATCGAGGCGGTCACGGCGAGCGGTGGTGGTCAGCATCGTGTCGAAGGCGGTGTCGTAGGCGATCGCCAGCGCGGGGTCGTCGAACCGCTGGCTTTGCAGCCATCGCTCGTGATTGCGCGACCAGGCCGTCCCGCCGTAGTAGACGATGCCCCGGCGCAGCAGCAGCTTCGAGAGCCGGTTGCGTGCGGCCATCAGATCTTTGCGGCAGGCCTCACGCGCGCGGAACAGATCGCGTGCGGATTCCTGCTCAACACTAGGGATCTCGACTTCCACAATTTCGCCCAAATGTAACAACCGGGCCAGATGGCGAGCATCGCGTTTATCGGTCTTGACTCGATCACCGACCGGACGCTGCAGCTTCGACGACGCGGCGACCGAACACCTGATCCCGGCGGCGTTGATGCTGCGCGCCAACACAAACCCCGTCGGTCGGACTCGTAGGTCGCGGCCACCGGACCCGGAAGGTCGTTCAGCCACGCCACGATCTCGCCGTGATCCGGGGTCAATCGCCGCTCGAAGAGCTCTCCGGTGTCACCATCAAGACCGCACGCAACCACCGAACGTGCGTGCACATCCAAACCAACACTCGTACGCTGAACCTTCACTGGGGCCTCCCACATCTGTGGCTCTACCGGCCAGGACCACTTCCTGACGGCAACCCACGTTCACATGTGAGCGAGGCCCCAGCCCCCCATACCGTCTACTACCCGGCCGGGCGCAAGTGGACGATGTCGCCCGCCGACACCGTCGTCGGCCCGTCATCGGTGTCGATCACGAGCCTGCCCTGGCCGTCGACGTCACGCGCGAGCCCGACGAGTTCACGGTCACCGGGAAGCAGCGCGCGCACGGTCATCCCGAGTGTCAGGCTGCGCGCGCGGTAGGCGGCGATCAGGCCGGCGT
This window harbors:
- a CDS encoding TIGR03089 family protein; its protein translation is MTTVSGAILDPLMASDPAGPRITYYDDATGERIELSTATLANWAAKTANLLRDELGADPSTRVAVLLPAHWQTAAVLFGIWWIGAEVVLGGGPETQADIALCTADRLGEADAAVGMGEVAVLSLDPFGKPAVDLPVGVTDYATAVRVHGDQISPEPLPGPALDGRTVDELLTATRESAAAQGFTASDRVLSSAGWETADKLVDHLLAVFATGASLVQVSNPDASVLDRRRQMEKVTRG
- a CDS encoding acyl-CoA dehydrogenase; translated protein: MAISNPSFDAFQLSDEHNELRAVLRDLCEKEIAPHAADVDEKARYTDEALAALTASGMAAIHIPEEYGGQGGDSVAACIVIEEVARVCASSSLIPICNKLGTMGLLLRGSEKLKKQVLPSIAAGEAVASYALSEREAGSDAAAMRTRARREGDEWVLNGAKCWISNGGHSTWYTVMAVTDPDKGANGISAFVVHKDDPGFSIGAKEKKMGIKGSPTTELYFEDCRIPADRIIGDEGTGFKTALATLDHTRPTIGAQAVGIAQGALDASIAYVKERKQFGKPVGDFQAVQFMIADMAMKIEAARLMVYTAAARAERGEPALGFISSASKCFASDVAMEVTTNAVQLFGGYGYTTDFPVERFMRDAKITQIYEGTNQIQRVVMSRALLK
- a CDS encoding LCP family protein, with the protein product MPGRMLRVIAVSAALAVVVGTGVAWGKIRSFESGINHISPIALGEGGEDGAIDILLVGMDSRTDAHGNPLSEEELATLRAGDDEATNTDTIILIRIPNNGKSATAISIPRDSYVEAPGIGKMKINGVYGSEHLEKMTELVEQDGMDPAEAQPEATEAGREALIKTVANLTGVTVDHYAEIGLLGFALITDALGGVTVCLKEAVYEPLSGADFPAGWQKLNGPQALSFVRQRHDLPRGDLDRVTRQQAVMASLAHDVISSKTLSSPATLNRLQQAVQRSVVLSDGWDVMEFADQLQQLAAGNVAFATIPVLQENGWSDDGMQSVVRVDPSEVKSWVDGLLHDQDEGKTEELAYSPDKTTVEVLNATEVNGLAAAVSHVLTNKGFTPGATGNHEPVTGSQVRAAKTDDLGAQAVSKDLGGLPVVEDPSVAPGSVRVVLADDYTGPGSGLDGTDPMLTTADSVAVGSTGSTETSPPPSPILTAGSDDPKCVN
- the purE gene encoding 5-(carboxyamino)imidazole ribonucleotide mutase, producing the protein MSSAPAPRVGLIMGSDSDWSVMEDAAHALAEFGVPFEVGVVSAHRTPVRMLEYAQSAADRGIEVIIAGAGGAAHLPGMVASATPLPVIGVPVPLAKLDGLDSLLSIVQMPAGVPVATVSIGGARNAGLLAVRILGASDAVLRERVVQFQSDLHDTVIRKDAALRDRLLGQ
- the manB gene encoding mannose-1-phosphate guanylyltransferase — translated: MNPAQVDAVILVGGLGTRLRPLTLSAPKPMLPTAGLPFLTHLLSRIADAGIEHVVLGTSYKAGVFEAAFGDGSKFGLQIEYVVENEPLGTGGGIANVAPSLRHDTALVFNGDVLSGTDLRALLDYHDTTGADLTLHLVRVGDPRAFGCVPTDSDGMVTAFLEKTQDPPTDQINAGCYVFKREVIERIPKGRALSVEREVFPGLLSDGLRVCGYVDATYWRDMGTPEDFVRGSADLVRGIAPSPALGGHRGEKLVHDGASVAPGALLIGGTVVGRGAEIAGGARLDGAVIFDGARVGAGAVIERSIVGFGARIGPRALIRDGAIGDGADIGARCELLRGARVWPGVTIPDGGVRFSTDV
- a CDS encoding PH domain-containing protein, translated to MGYPDNVLAADEQVVLHRHPHWKRLIGPVAVLLLATAAAAVLAGYLNTLEWDQTARNVVMIVIAVIWLVIIGWLTLWPFLNWLTTHFVITDRRVMFRSGVLTRSGIDIPLARINSVEFRHGLLDRMLRTGTLIIESAAQDPLAFDDIPRVERVHSLLYHEVFDTLGSDESPS
- a CDS encoding glycosyltransferase family 2 protein is translated as MSDELVVITVTYSPGPHLDRFLASLSHATDRPVTVIMADNGSTDGAPEEALERYPNARLLRTGGNLGYGSAVNRAVDEYLKDSDYSDFFVVANPDVQWGPRSIDILLEAAARWPRAGSLGPLIRDPDGSVYPSARHQPSLVRGGMHAVVGPVWKSNPWTAEYRQERQEPSERPVGWLSGSCLLLRRSAFEELCGFDERYFMYMEDVDLGDRLLRAGWQNVYVPTAEVLHDKGHATGRDPARNLAAHHTSTYTFLADRYPRWWQGPLRWTIRSSLAARAGLVVRNSRRRRAKGRR
- a CDS encoding NUDIX hydrolase; protein product: MSLHASAVDALSCWQAPDPAQDTLRHAVLAFLAARPDGCLRECAPGHVTGSALVVDHTGTHALLTLHPRFGRWLQLGGHCEATDPDIVAAALREATEESGINGLTIDPTLAALHVHPVTCSLGVPTRHLDMQFIVHAPAGAEIVASDESLDLRWWPLDALPQDCDFGLTQLVAAARSR
- a CDS encoding 5-(carboxyamino)imidazole ribonucleotide synthase, with product MSQNPNGPPVVAMVGGGQLARMTHQAAIALGQTLRVLAVDAADPAAQVSPDVVLGTHTDLDALRRAAAGAAALTFDHEHVPPELLEKLVADGVNVAPPPSALIHAQDKLVMRRRLEALGAPVPRFAAVGQLADVDAFATQVGGPVVVKTARGGYDGRGVTLARDAADARDAARRYLSSGADVLIEERVAMRRELAVLVARSPFGQGAAWPVVETVQRDGICVEVVAPAPRLDDELRSAAGRLGLRLAEELGVVGVLAVELFETVDGALLVNELAMRPHNSGHWTMDGARTSQFEQHLRAVLDYPLGDTAPIAPVTVMANVIGAQHSPSMKMDERLHHLFARLPEAKVHLYGKQERPGRKIGHVNVVGAATGSADDDAYVADVRERAGRAAHWLSHAEWTDGWDPHE
- a CDS encoding GtrA family protein, whose translation is MSFTDATIARLPSPIRPYFERHHELIKFAIVGATTFIIDTSVFYTLKLTVLEPKPVTAKIIAGIVAVIASYILNREWSFRDRGGRERHHEALLFFGFSGVGVLLSMAPLWFSSYVLMLRVPEVSLTVENIADFISAYIIGNLLQMAFRFWAFRRWVFPDEFGRNPDKAVESLTAGGFAEAMEDVHEHEEAAAEHAIGNVTPLKPRRRARRLAQLGDSSEPRVSKTS